One region of Desulfovibrio sp. JC022 genomic DNA includes:
- a CDS encoding ABC transporter substrate-binding protein: MVKRYLFFLTLVLSLLLPAGSGLAKDCELRIITEISHPSTIEDQGRITGFGVEIVEALKREIGCDTSIEVMPWARGYRYLLNQSDILLFSTARTKERESKFHWVGPIACYKWVFYGLKGMKDEVKTLEDAKKVSGIGVYRNDARAQFLKSKGFTNLEVMDSQDTNFKKLLRGRVELVATSNIGVPGFLASNEELRKRAIPIFTFRSVKLYLAFSKNTDPGNLRIWQDAFTVLKDRGTIGEIQDKWIEQCKE; the protein is encoded by the coding sequence ATGGTAAAACGTTATTTGTTTTTTTTAACTTTGGTTCTGAGTCTTTTACTCCCGGCAGGTTCCGGGTTGGCAAAGGATTGTGAACTTAGGATAATCACTGAAATCAGTCATCCCTCAACTATTGAGGATCAAGGTCGGATCACCGGTTTCGGGGTAGAAATTGTCGAAGCATTAAAAAGAGAAATCGGTTGCGATACGTCCATTGAAGTTATGCCTTGGGCACGGGGATATAGATATCTTCTTAATCAATCTGATATATTACTTTTTTCTACAGCCAGAACAAAGGAACGTGAGAGCAAGTTTCACTGGGTGGGGCCCATCGCCTGCTACAAGTGGGTCTTTTATGGTTTGAAGGGAATGAAGGATGAAGTTAAGACATTGGAAGATGCAAAAAAGGTTTCCGGCATTGGGGTTTATCGCAATGATGCTCGGGCGCAGTTTTTGAAGAGCAAAGGTTTTACTAATCTTGAAGTCATGGATTCTCAGGATACAAATTTCAAAAAACTTTTGCGGGGCAGGGTTGAGCTGGTGGCTACATCAAATATCGGTGTGCCGGGATTTCTTGCTTCTAATGAAGAATTGCGCAAAAGAGCAATTCCGATTTTTACTTTTCGTAGTGTTAAGCTTTATCTTGCATTTTCAAAGAATACTGATCCGGGAAATCTCAGAATTTGGCAGGATGCTTTTACCGTGCTGAAGGATCGGGGCACTATTGGAGAGATTCAGGATAAATGGATTGAGCAGTGCAAAGAATGA